Proteins co-encoded in one Armatimonadota bacterium genomic window:
- a CDS encoding helix-turn-helix domain-containing protein, whose translation MTRKEQHRVQVLVRVQHGVLRATEAAVLLGLSLRHLRGLLARLRQQGLAALVHGNRGRPSSRRLPEAVRVSVLTLARTTYAGVNDHHLTELLWEREGLRFPRQTFRRS comes from the coding sequence TTGACCCGCAAAGAGCAACACCGTGTCCAGGTCTTGGTCCGGGTGCAGCACGGGGTGCTCCGGGCGACAGAGGCCGCCGTGCTGTTGGGGCTGTCGCTTCGCCACCTCCGCGGGCTGCTGGCCCGCCTGCGCCAGCAGGGCCTCGCAGCCCTCGTCCATGGCAACCGCGGCCGCCCCTCCTCGCGGCGCCTCCCCGAGGCTGTCCGGGTCAGCGTCCTCACCCTGGCCCGCACCACCTATGCGGGCGTGAACGATCATCACCTCACCGAGTTGCTCTGGGAGCGCGAGGGCCTCCGGTTTCCCCGCCAGACATTTCGCCGCAGCTAG